The proteins below are encoded in one region of Triticum aestivum cultivar Chinese Spring chromosome 1B, IWGSC CS RefSeq v2.1, whole genome shotgun sequence:
- the LOC123079426 gene encoding uncharacterized protein, with protein sequence FPLGDWVTHVPGHHWGSRRRKYTRRDGAPAFANDVVPNGLLEQVFLRLPSPLHLVRAACTCRRWRRVIAAEGGSFLRRFRSLHGASSAHILGHYRVDERCYRFARSPGCNPVFVPSSSPWPDAVAGQSLALDFLPQPGNGGCWELADCRSGLLLLLDAAPPSHLLLFDAAPPSRLVICDPLTRRYWLIPPSAWFHGCDFLGAFLLDGEAAEAAGACISLSNFRVTCALYRHGYGIARACAFSSASGGRWTSGAARRSTALCGHEFWGSKGINRIYFAGNTGGSAYWRVRGDQLVLALDKDAAEFSSSVLPDTEYAALQDKRHAAEYAYELPWPPMKMPTAPQVAT encoded by the coding sequence TTTCCGTTGGGCGATTGGGTCACCCACGTTCCGGGCCACCATTGGGGCAGCCGCCGCCGAAAGTACACCCGGAGGGACGGCGCGCCGGCGTTCGCAAATGACGTCGTCCCGAACGGCCTTCTCGAGCAGGTGTTCCTGCGCCTGCCTTCGCCTCTCCATCTCGTCCGCGCCGCGTGCACCTGCAGGCGCTGGCGCCGCGTAATCGCGGCGGAGGGCGGATCCTTCCTCCGCCGGTTCCGCTCGCTCCACGGCGCGTCATCCGCCCACATTCTCGGCCACTACCGTGTCGACGAGCGCTGCTACCGCTTCGCGCGTTCGCCGGGATGTAACCCCGTCTTCGTCCCATCCTCCTCGCCGTGGCCGGACGCCGTTGCCGGGCAGAGCTTGGCGCTCGACTTCCTCCCGCAGCCCGGCAACGGCGGCTGCTGGGAGCTTGCCGACTGCCggagcggcctcctcctcctcctcgacgcggCGCCGCCGTCACACCTCCTCCTCTTCGACGCGGCCCCACCGTCACGCCTCGTCATCTGCGATCCCCTGACGCGGCGCTACTGGCTGATCCCTCCCTCGGCGTGGTTCCACGGCTGCGACTTCCTGGGTGCCTTCCTCCTCGACGGCGAAGCCGCCGAGGCCGCAGGCGCGTGCATCAGCCTGTCGAACTTCAGGGTGACGTGCGCGCTCTATCGCCACGGATACGGCATAGCCAGGGCCTGCGCATTCTCGTCCGCCTCCGGCGGCCGCTGGACCTCCGGTGCGGCGCGTAGGAGTACGGCGCTCTGCGGCCACGAGTTCTGGGGGAGCAAAGGGATCAACCGCATCTACTTCGCAGGCAACACCGGCGGGTCCGCCTACTGGAGGGTCCGCGGAGACCAGCTCGTTCTTGCTCTGGACAAGGACGCCGCTGAGTTCTCCTCTTCCGTCTTGCCGGACACGGAGTACGCCGCTCTCCAGGACAAGCGCCACGCCGCGGAGTACGCGTATGAGCTGCCGTGGCCGCCTATGAAGATGCCCACGGCGCCCCAGGTTGCTACTTAG